The following proteins come from a genomic window of Maniola hyperantus chromosome 8, iAphHyp1.2, whole genome shotgun sequence:
- the LOC117984600 gene encoding uncharacterized protein — protein sequence MAWGFTHTRDGRQRLASVLRALLIAQLVISLVLVIFSYNVSFKVMSLLKHIHWYTVFLLYGLILLQGYCMKLHYTAGFRLLSWLLRCPHWPRAAPVTRLWIISGSLVAVNGLLVHAACKSTLKSLMKELSSSLRIGMSHYLTEPTWKRLIDTMQIELNCCGVERPSDWHEIPWINIDFLNEESDLVMKIAGADGKVLPPVSPYSCCSPNVLTSCYHDPLQQWEWQEEWWRGALAGASLNARACLDAVRAPLVRATLALHLFSILVILLQVVVVLLTYVVCRGALHAVSRGDWTEHHHTMDAHNMESEISVGACALSLRKRRSRRKLRTRSYPYLSW from the exons ATGGCGTGGGGCTTCACGCACACTAGGGACGGCCGACAGCGACTGGCGAGCGTGCTGCGTGCGCTGCTGATCGCTCAGCTCGTCATTTCTCTGGTGCTGGTGATCTTCTCCTACAACGTGTCTTTCAAGGTTATGTCGCTGTTGAAGCATATACACTGG TACACAGTATTCCTCCTCTACGGCCTGATCCTCCTCCAAGGGTACTGCATGAAGCTGCACTACACGGCAGGGTTCCGCCTCCTCTCGTGGCTGCTGCGGTGTCCACACTGGCCGCGAGCAGCACCGGTCACCAGGCTGTGGATCATCAGTGGCTCACTGGTGGCCGTTAATGGCTTGCTAGTCCACGCTGCTTGTAAGAGCACTTTGAAG TCCCTCATGAAAGAGTTGTCGTCATCTTTACGTATTGGAATGTCTCACTACCTCACCGAACCAACGTGGAAACGACTCATAGATACCATGCAG ATTGAACTAAACTGCTGCGGAGTAGAGAGACCAAGCGACTGGCATGAGATACCCTGGATTAATATAGACTTCCTAAACGAGGAATCTGACCTGGTTATGAa AATAGCAGGTGCGGACGGCAAAGTGCTGCCCCCTGTGTCCCCGTATTCCTGTTGTTCCCCGAACGTGCTGACCTCTTGCTATCACGATCCTTTACAGCAG TGGGAGTGGCAGGAGGAGTGGTGGCGAGGCGCGCTGGCGGGCGCGTCGCTCAACGCGCGCGCGTGCTTGGACGCCGTGCGCGCTCCGCTCGTGCGCGCCACGCTCGCGCTGCATCTGTTCAGCATACTCGTCATACTGCTGCAG GTGGTGGTAGTTCTGCTTACGTACGTGGTGTGCAGGGGAGCGCTGCACGCAGTCTCGCGGGGAGACTGGACCGAGCACCATCATACCATGGACGCACAT AACATGGAGTCAGAAATTAGCGTGGGTGCATGCGCGCTGTCGCTGCGCAAGCGACGGTCCCGGAGGAAACTACGTACGCGCAGCTATCCCTACTTATCCTGGTAA